Proteins found in one Acidobacteriota bacterium genomic segment:
- a CDS encoding radical SAM protein codes for MPHDPVVCPPCLPKVHLVNPSDSSFGVAVITPRWLFVLAAATPTTFGDPELCDETLEPLDVSRIQPGDIVGIGIHTANALRGYGIGRMARERGAWVIFGGVHASLYPEEAFEHGRAHAVVRGDGDVAWGKALTDCAKGELKRTYEGGRIEADQFKAARWDLLSPKRYMWASVQTVRGCPKHCSFCSVWRTDGQRPRQRSTDAVIDEIVQLRRKGFRFIALADDNFYPVSFTDLKLAERQGNQQRLAQLEALRNERFEFMARLADLPADLNFFTQITMEAAEDPQFLMAMRKANIKGALVGVEAVTAEGLKSVYKDFNRSGEDLVERLQRFREHGVYVLGSFIFGLPSDREETFDATLQLAQRSGLAFAQFLMLTPFPGTVDFERWEKTQGQQVQKIAGIPLTRYWLIPPEIRPKMFMPHPTMSSDEMRRRTLNVWSRFYSFGAIWERSACATSFKARLILIFISKLYRQMYANTGIATDSARKSRATSMAKWLAKPCRHLFAANPMPELKAPNAGNAVASELRVSA; via the coding sequence TTGCCTGCCCAAAGTACACCTTGTAAATCCCAGCGACTCCTCATTTGGCGTTGCCGTCATCACTCCGCGCTGGTTATTTGTGCTTGCCGCCGCTACCCCAACTACCTTCGGCGATCCCGAACTGTGCGACGAAACGCTAGAACCATTGGATGTCAGCCGCATACAGCCAGGAGACATCGTAGGGATCGGAATCCACACCGCGAATGCGTTGCGCGGCTACGGAATCGGACGCATGGCGCGCGAACGCGGGGCCTGGGTCATTTTTGGAGGTGTTCATGCGAGTCTCTACCCTGAGGAAGCATTCGAGCACGGGCGCGCACATGCCGTGGTGCGTGGAGACGGCGATGTGGCCTGGGGAAAGGCATTAACCGATTGCGCCAAAGGTGAGTTGAAGAGAACCTATGAAGGCGGACGCATTGAGGCCGATCAATTCAAGGCGGCACGCTGGGATCTGCTTTCGCCGAAGCGTTACATGTGGGCATCGGTGCAGACGGTTCGCGGTTGCCCCAAGCACTGTTCGTTCTGTTCGGTATGGAGGACTGATGGTCAACGGCCGCGGCAGCGTTCGACCGATGCGGTGATCGACGAAATCGTGCAGCTGCGGCGCAAAGGATTCCGTTTTATCGCGCTGGCCGACGACAATTTTTATCCGGTCTCATTCACCGATCTGAAGCTCGCGGAGCGGCAAGGCAACCAGCAAAGGCTCGCGCAATTAGAGGCGCTGCGCAACGAGAGATTCGAGTTTATGGCCCGGCTGGCCGATCTGCCCGCAGACCTGAACTTTTTTACCCAGATCACCATGGAAGCGGCAGAAGATCCTCAATTTCTGATGGCCATGCGCAAAGCCAATATTAAAGGAGCGCTGGTTGGAGTCGAGGCGGTGACCGCCGAAGGATTGAAATCGGTTTATAAGGATTTCAACCGTTCCGGAGAAGATCTCGTCGAGCGCCTGCAGAGATTTCGTGAACATGGAGTGTACGTCCTGGGCTCGTTCATCTTCGGGCTCCCGAGCGATCGCGAAGAGACCTTCGACGCCACCCTGCAGCTCGCGCAAAGATCGGGTTTGGCCTTCGCTCAGTTCCTGATGCTTACGCCATTTCCCGGAACGGTCGATTTTGAACGCTGGGAGAAAACGCAGGGTCAACAGGTACAAAAGATTGCGGGAATTCCCCTGACACGCTACTGGCTGATTCCTCCGGAAATCCGGCCGAAGATGTTCATGCCGCATCCCACCATGAGTTCCGACGAAATGCGAAGACGAACCCTGAACGTCTGGAGCCGCTTCTACAGCTTCGGCGCAATTTGGGAACGCTCTGCCTGCGCTACGTCCTTCAAGGCCAGGCTCATTCTCATTTTCATCTCAAAACTCTACCGCCAGATGTATGCCAATACCGGCATCGCCACTGACAGCGCCCGCAAGAGCCGCGCCACGAGCATGGCGAAGTGGCTGGCAAAGCCATGCCGGCACTTGTTTGCAGCGAATCCAATGCCTGAGTTGAAGGCTCCGAATGCCGGCAACGCCGTTGCTTCGGAGCTGAGAGTCTCGGCCTAG